One Arcobacter sp. FWKO B genomic window, ATAAATCAAATTACTGTAAAGAAGGGTGTTTAGATATTTTATATCTAGTTTGTTCAAATGTTTTTTATATTTCAGATTTATTTGATGAATATGATTTTGAAAAAGGGATAGATATTTTGCAAAAAGCAGAACTTGAGTGTTGCTAATTACTCATTATCAGAAATTTTTCTCCATAATTTGTCATTGAGTTTTGTAGATAATACTCTTTTTGCATAAGCTAAAATATAAGATGCTTTTGTGATATAGTATCTTGGTTTAGGATTATTTTCATTTAATATCTCATAAACTACTTTTGCGACACTTGATGAAGGAAGGGTAAAACTACTTTTTTTCCGTTTTTCTATTTTTTCTTGATATATATCTTTAAAAATAGATTTACTACTATCCACATTTTCATAAAACTTTTTTATTGCATTTGCTCGAAAATTACTCTCAACTGGACCAGTATTTAATACACTCACACTAATACCACTACCATTTAATTCCAACCTTAGGGTATCACTATACCCTTCAAGTGCATATTTACTTGCTTGATATGCTCCACGAAATCTTAAACTAACAAGACCCAAAATTGAGCTATGTTGAATAATCTTACCATAACCTTGACTTCTCATAATAGGTAAAACTTTTTTTAATACTCTATGTGTACCAAATAAGTTTGTTTCAAACTGTTCTTTCAAAATTTCTGTACTTAAATCTTCTAAAGCCCCTATTTGTCCATAACCAGCATTATTAAAAACTGCATATAACTTACTATGAGTTAATAAAAAGATTTTTTTAAAAGCCTTATCTATACTTTTTTGATCATTTACATCTAATCTAAAAGATATAAACCCATCTTCTTTAAGCTTTTTGACATCCTCTTTTTTTCTTGCAGTTGCAATTACGATATACCCTTTATTTTGTAAGAATCTAGCACTTTCATACCCTATTCCACCATAAGAACAACCAGTAATCAAAACATATTTTTTATCTTCCATTAAGCCTCTATAAATCTATGAATAGTACTTCTCAATCTTATACCCAAGACCTCTAACATTTTTTATAAAATCCTCTTTTAGAGATTTATTAAGTCTACTAATTTCTGCTCTTATTGTAGGATTATCTATTAGTTCACCATCCCACACATCCATTCTAAATCTTTCAAAATCTACTATCATATTGATATTTAATGCAAGAATATGGATAATATCTAACTGTTTTTTTGTTAAATCTTGAGGTTCACCTTGATAATAAAGAGTTCTATCAAGTTTTGAATAACTATAATTTTTTGAGAACATTATGTGATTTACATGAGTTGCTTGTTCTCTTCTTATAATCTGATTTATTTTAATACCAAGTTCTTCAAGATGAAATGGTTTTTTCATATACTCAACAGCACCCAATTCATACCCCTTTGCAATATCTTCCATATCAACAAGAGCGGAAGTATAAATTACTGGTATTGTCATTTTTTTATCATTTAGTTTTTCTAATAATTCAAATCCATCTATAGAAGGTACATTAATATCAAATATTAATAAATCATAGCTATCATCTATTGCATTATAAGCATCTTTCCCATCACTAAAACCATATACGATATGCCCTAGATTAGATAAATACTCACAAATTGAGTTATTTAGCATTATCTCATCTTCAAGTAATAATATTTTCATTTTTAAACCTATAAGTAAATTTAGTTTCTTTTATAGAAGATTCTATCGACATTATAACACCATTTTTATCACAAATATCTTTGACGATTTTTAACCCTAATCCAAATCCGCCTTTTACAGTATCTTCCCTATAAAAATCATCACAAATTTTATCTATATTTTTTATAGGTTTTGATATAGTTGTTATACTAAAATCTGCATACTCAAAATCTGCCATATCAAGCCTTATAAAAATAGCTTGATTAGGATAACTGTATTTAATGGCATTTGAAAGATTGTTATCAATAATTCTTTGCAACTCAACATCATTAAAATTTACATTAATATCTTGTTTAATATTTAATACAAAATCTAAATTATTAGATTTTGCAATTTCATCAAAAAAATCTACTCTATCAAACAAAAATTTTGAAAAATGAATTATTTGCTTTGGATATTCTATTCTATCTTTTTTGATCATATAGCTCAGGTCATTGTAAATATTATGTATTACTTTTGAACCTGATTCTATATTTCTAATATATTTATTTGTGATATTTTGCATTTTAAGTAAATCAATATTTGTTAATATTATGCTCAATGGAGTATTTATTTCATGAATAGATTTTTTAATAAACTCATCTTGAGCTTTAATAGTAACTTGCAATTTTTTAGTTTTTTCTTTAACCTTATCTTCAAGATGTAAATTCAAATCTCGTAGTTCTTTTTCCCTATCAATAATCTCTTGAACAAGGCTATTTGCACCATCTACCATATCTTTTGTTTCTTCAAAGTTAAACTTATTTTTCTCAATTTTTGTATGATTTATTGAAGAGTTAGCAAACTCGTCTATAAAAGTTTTGAATTCATTATCAATTAAAAATGCAACTAACCTTAATATACCAAATACAGTAAAAAACATAAAAAGTGTTACACCACCTATACCAATTACATATCTCATAATTGTTATCTTATGCTCAGTGGTTTTCTCTTCTTTAAGTTTTTCAGCAAATTCGTTGTTTGTATACTCAATTTCAATTTTTTGCATCTCTTTTTCATATCTTTTATATTCTTCATTTACAATAATCATTGCAAACAAAAAAATCATAAAACCAATAAGATATGAACTAAGGAGTCCTATTTTTTTTATAGAAAGGTTTGTAAATAGTTTTTCAATCATTGCATATTTTACTATATTTTCAATAAGTTTTTGATATTATTACTTCCAATTATAAAAAAATTTAAAGGATTACGATGCATATAGAAATTACACCTGAAGTTTTAGCAACTCAACTTGGATACAGTATAAATGATGCTACTTTATCACAAGCAAAAAGTATAATTGAAAATACTAAGAATTTTGATAAGTTTTCAAAACATTTATTATCACTACATGACTCATTAGCTCATATAAGCTCATATGTTGCTATGTCAAATACAAATAACTATCTTAAAATAAAATGTGATGAGTCAAATTCAGCTGAATTTGTCAAAGAGTTTGATGAAATTGTTGAACACTTTTCAAATAAATATAATGTAGAAGTACAAAAAGTAGCAAATAAGAATGTTTACTATATAATAGGTACTAAATAAATTTAGAAGGGATAAAATGTCATTACAAGAAAAGCTAAAAGAAGATATGAAAATTGCAATGAGAGATAAAAATATTATTGCTAGAGATACAATAAGATTTTTAAACTCTGCAATTAAACAAATTGAAGTTGATGAGCGAAGAGTTTTAGATGATAATGATGTAATAAAACTTATTCAAAAAGCCATTAAACAAAGAAATGAATCAATAGAACAATTTAAAGCTGCATCTAGAGATGACTTAGTAGAAAATGAAAGTGCACAACTTGCTGTTTTAGAACAGTATCTACCAAAACAACTAAGTGATGATGAACTTGAATTAAAAATTAAAGATATTATTACAAAAACTGGTGCAACTACTATTAAAGATATGGGCAAAATAATGGGAGTAGCATCTAAAGACTTAGCTGGTATTGCTGATGGCAAAAGGATTAATGAGACTGTCAAAAAACTTTTAGGATAATATTTATGAAAAATGCAACTAAAATAGCAAATGAAGTATTAAATAATCTTCAAACTAGTGGTATTGAACCTACTCCTAAAGAGTATAATAAAGAATTTTGTAAACTTGCTACAAGTGTAAAACTATCTATCAAAGAGTGTGAAGAGTTTAAAGAACTTATTTTAAAATTGAGTAAAGAAGAACAAAATTTGATAGAACAAAATAATATCTCTACTGCTGAGGATTTAGTACATATTTTACTAAAAAGAGTTGCAACTAGTAATGTGACAAATTTAGCTAACTTATTAAAAGATTCTTTACTACCTTCAATTAGCCTTGAAATTGATGAGAAACTGGCTAGATTTTGCATAAAGATAGGTGATTCGCCATCACTTATCTTTGAAGAAGATATTCAAAAAGAAATAGAGTCTTTTATTGCAAAAAGGTTTGAAGCTGATAAAAAAATTGTTCAACAAAAAACATCAGATATTGCAAAACTTATTACTCTTATGAGTAAACATCTCAATGATGCCATAGCAAGTAGTGCAAATGGTGCAAAAAATGTATCAAATATTAAAACAAGTATTGAAAGCATTGATATAAACAAAGTTGAACATGCAAAGCTTATTGAACTTCAAGGAAAACTTGTAAGTGCAGCAAAAAATATTGAAGATGAAATGAGTCAAGCTAGCCAAAATTTATCATATGGTAAATCACAAGTTGATACATTAAATGAAAAAATAAAGACATTAGAAATTGAACTGGCTCTTACTAAACAAAAATCAAAAATAGATTCACTGACAAACCTTTTTAACAGAGGTGCTTTTGATGAGGAAACAAATAAGTTTGAAAATAGATTTACTAGAGAAAAGAAAAATTATGCTATAGTATTTTTCGATTTAGACCATTTCAAAAACTTAAATGATACCTATGGGCATGATGCTGGTGACTCAGTTTTAAAAACTTTTGCAGTTATCTTAAAAAAAGAGACAAGAGTAGCAGATGTAGTTGCAAGATACGGTGGTGAAGAGTTTGTTGCATTAATTAATTTCAACACTAAACCAGATTTACAAAAATATCTTGATAGAATTCAAAAAATTGTAAGAGGCAGTAAATTTAAATATAAAGATCATAAAATAAAAGTTACCTTTAGTGCTGGTGTTAGTATAAGAAGTAATCACAAATCATTTGCAGATACAATAAATAGTGCTGATAAGTTACTTTATAATGCAAAAAATAGTGGTAGAGACACAATAGTCTTAGAATAATTAGGTAATTTTCGTAAGTCGTGATTACTATTTAAAAACAGGAGATACAATTTAATGGGTTTTTTATTTAATAAAAACAATCATTTCAATTTAGCAAATCTTGCTACATTTATGAATATAACAGCGGGTCT contains:
- a CDS encoding SDR family NAD(P)-dependent oxidoreductase, producing the protein MEDKKYVLITGCSYGGIGYESARFLQNKGYIVIATARKKEDVKKLKEDGFISFRLDVNDQKSIDKAFKKIFLLTHSKLYAVFNNAGYGQIGALEDLSTEILKEQFETNLFGTHRVLKKVLPIMRSQGYGKIIQHSSILGLVSLRFRGAYQASKYALEGYSDTLRLELNGSGISVSVLNTGPVESNFRANAIKKFYENVDSSKSIFKDIYQEKIEKRKKSSFTLPSSSVAKVVYEILNENNPKPRYYITKASYILAYAKRVLSTKLNDKLWRKISDNE
- a CDS encoding response regulator transcription factor, giving the protein MKILLLEDEIMLNNSICEYLSNLGHIVYGFSDGKDAYNAIDDSYDLLIFDINVPSIDGFELLEKLNDKKMTIPVIYTSALVDMEDIAKGYELGAVEYMKKPFHLEELGIKINQIIRREQATHVNHIMFSKNYSYSKLDRTLYYQGEPQDLTKKQLDIIHILALNINMIVDFERFRMDVWDGELIDNPTIRAEISRLNKSLKEDFIKNVRGLGYKIEKYYS
- a CDS encoding sensor histidine kinase; protein product: MIEKLFTNLSIKKIGLLSSYLIGFMIFLFAMIIVNEEYKRYEKEMQKIEIEYTNNEFAEKLKEEKTTEHKITIMRYVIGIGGVTLFMFFTVFGILRLVAFLIDNEFKTFIDEFANSSINHTKIEKNKFNFEETKDMVDGANSLVQEIIDREKELRDLNLHLEDKVKEKTKKLQVTIKAQDEFIKKSIHEINTPLSIILTNIDLLKMQNITNKYIRNIESGSKVIHNIYNDLSYMIKKDRIEYPKQIIHFSKFLFDRVDFFDEIAKSNNLDFVLNIKQDINVNFNDVELQRIIDNNLSNAIKYSYPNQAIFIRLDMADFEYADFSITTISKPIKNIDKICDDFYREDTVKGGFGLGLKIVKDICDKNGVIMSIESSIKETKFTYRFKNENIIT
- a CDS encoding GatB/YqeY domain-containing protein; its protein translation is MSLQEKLKEDMKIAMRDKNIIARDTIRFLNSAIKQIEVDERRVLDDNDVIKLIQKAIKQRNESIEQFKAASRDDLVENESAQLAVLEQYLPKQLSDDELELKIKDIITKTGATTIKDMGKIMGVASKDLAGIADGKRINETVKKLLG
- a CDS encoding GGDEF domain-containing protein; amino-acid sequence: MKNATKIANEVLNNLQTSGIEPTPKEYNKEFCKLATSVKLSIKECEEFKELILKLSKEEQNLIEQNNISTAEDLVHILLKRVATSNVTNLANLLKDSLLPSISLEIDEKLARFCIKIGDSPSLIFEEDIQKEIESFIAKRFEADKKIVQQKTSDIAKLITLMSKHLNDAIASSANGAKNVSNIKTSIESIDINKVEHAKLIELQGKLVSAAKNIEDEMSQASQNLSYGKSQVDTLNEKIKTLEIELALTKQKSKIDSLTNLFNRGAFDEETNKFENRFTREKKNYAIVFFDLDHFKNLNDTYGHDAGDSVLKTFAVILKKETRVADVVARYGGEEFVALINFNTKPDLQKYLDRIQKIVRGSKFKYKDHKIKVTFSAGVSIRSNHKSFADTINSADKLLYNAKNSGRDTIVLE